The window CCAGACTAGATCACAACAGGTGGGTTTGTGGTATGGGCAGGTGTATGTTAATGATGGTTCATACAATTAAACCGCATATTtcggagtggccttttattgtggccaacctataCCATCAGTTTTACATCTTTCAGtgtagctcatgaaaaatgggagcaaaaacaagtgttgtgtttatatttttgtcgaCTCTAGTATAAAAGGAGAAGAAGCAGAATGTATTTATTGGCATAGTAACAGGTACATGACCATAAAAACACAGATTAAATAACAAAAGAGGATCCTGGTTGTAAATGAAACGTCCCAGAGTACAGGAAAGCGTGGAATGAAGAAGAATAAGCGGAATGTGTGAAAGTGAATCACTCGTTGGTTCATTTTAAATCGCTGTGGACAAGCTTTGAGGTTAATCTGTCATTTGCAAATGAGTCTATATCTGTCCTGTTAACGTGTCCTTGTTACGTAAGAGGCTTTCTCGCAGTGCGTGGTTACAGCGCCCTCAAGTGGCTCAAAGTGGTCATTGCGACTAtagtcattgttattattattattattattattcctctGTGATGTCACTGCGTGTGGTCAGTTCAGAATTTAACATATGTTTTGCATAGCCATTAAAATGACACTTAAAAAGACAATAATTGTGTAAGAGAAGACGCTGGTTTGCTCAAATAAACTACCAGACATTTCATattcaacacattttttgtgttctttttaatGAATCCATTGAATAAAtctaaattacaacaaaaaaaaaaaaaaacacctgagcTGCTCTCCCCTTTAGCATTACCGCCTACCAGGTACTATATTCAATAATAGACGTTCACTGgtcaaaacattaggtacacctgcacctgcACGAGATCCAATAAGAGAAATTCCTCTTTGACTGAGAGAAGAATCTTCAGTTTTCcattcatatttaatttaatgtgaTGCATTATCTGTCTGTCTCAATCAAAAATGAGGCCCATTTTCTaatgcagctcttgtattggcttTCTTTAGAGTTTAcgggtgtgcctaatgttgtggcctttAAATGAGACATTTATTAAGGCAGAATGACCACAAGAGGGCGCCATCATtccactgaaaaacaaagtaTATGAAAAACTAAACAGATGCAGGTATGAAATACACATTTGATGCCCGTTTAGATTTTATATTATATCTTTAAAGAAACGACTCAAGTTAAAGTAGGGCGTTTATGATTAATATCTAATGAATGTGTCTTATTACGGATATGTTTTTGACTAGTGTGAtgccacttttaaaaataaaatgatattttaccTGCAATACTTGAATATCTCCCACCATTACACTACCGGGTGCTTATCGATGAGAGTCAGTTGTAATGATTATTGATGTTGCTCAAAGTGTTGATGTTGTTGACGCAGCTAATGTGACTCGGAGACACGGTGCCGAAAGGCCCGGCAGCCTGGAGGTTGTGGCTGTGGTACAGTGCTGCCGACGGCGAACCGGGCCAGTAGGAGAACCCCGACGGCCCAACACCCGGAGCGACCAGGTTCAGTTTGGAAATCCCGGAGAAAGGAAGCGGGGAGAAGTTCCCCTGGAACTTGTAGATGGTCTGCTCCGTGCTGGACGGCTGGCACACTTGAGCCAAGCCGTGGAAGTCGAACTTGTAGGCGTATCGTTTCCCGTGGACCTTCGTCATGATGTTCTTGTCGTAATAGTAGCGCAAAGCTCGGCTCAGTTTGTCGTAGTTCATGTTGGGTTTGCTCTTGCGTTCCCCCCACCGCCGGGCCACCTCGTCCGGGTCGATGAGCTTGAACTCGCCGTTGGTTCCCTCCCAGGCGATGCACGACATGTTGCTGCTGTCCGACAGCAGCTCCAGCAGGAACTGCCACAACTGGATCTGACCGCTgcctacacacgcacacacacgcgcacgtaCACACACGATTAATATGGGAGAATTATGGGAACCGGTTGCTGGGTTTGGTGTTGCTCCTAAGGGAAACCCTGTTTTAATTCCGCATGATCTACTAAATATCTATTATGATATCTGTTGAAGTACACCATAAAGATATTTCACATGTCATTGTAAACTTGTTTTCTCtcctaataatattaacattattatagcctttatttttccccaaaagcaAATTATAACCTAAATCTGCTATTAACTTGTTTTTATAGCCATTTGAAAAATGTTCTGAGCATAAAGTCACCATCTGTTTGTCATATAGGCCCATGTCAGATGTTGTACTTCAATTCTAGGCCACGTATTTATTCATTCAACTTTAAtctttccacttattttaataCCTTTCATTTTCTATTCATTAATAAAACAAACTGTCAATGCTGTGTTTTTCACACTTAGTATTTACGTGACCgttttttggttttcatttgaatgtttatctttatttttgaacaccttttgtcttcttttctttACCTTTATCACGACACAAAGCCATGTTCTGTcggttttattttgcattttatttttcggCCAGAGTATTTTTGCATTTACTCCTTTTCGGGTCCTCAGTGTACAGCATATAACATGTTAAGcctgtctgaaacaaataaaccatataccaggggtgtccaaactatttccactgaggcccgcatagtgaaaaatcaaaagaagcACATATAAgatacatttattcatttttatcagtgacaaagtgtattattattattattattattattattattattattattattattattattatgaacggtttctcctcatattactttttggctgttttttttcatgattacaaatatttcaatgttctacttgtacattttttttctcataatagaacttattctcataata is drawn from Dunckerocampus dactyliophorus isolate RoL2022-P2 chromosome 9, RoL_Ddac_1.1, whole genome shotgun sequence and contains these coding sequences:
- the fev gene encoding protein FEV; translated protein: MGGSDSCLETSICPLAFIPDPSYEIKFNKNLFLLHQPNEIQAFCEEVNTMRRDCGGKLMFNMYLSDPTENLLKDNKGTSWGTINTGAQKGSGQIQLWQFLLELLSDSSNMSCIAWEGTNGEFKLIDPDEVARRWGERKSKPNMNYDKLSRALRYYYDKNIMTKVHGKRYAYKFDFHGLAQVCQPSSTEQTIYKFQGNFSPLPFSGISKLNLVAPGVGPSGFSYWPGSPSAALYHSHNLQAAGPFGTVSPSHISCVNNINTLSNINNHYN